A stretch of Brassica napus cultivar Da-Ae chromosome C6, Da-Ae, whole genome shotgun sequence DNA encodes these proteins:
- the LOC106402908 gene encoding nudix hydrolase 21, chloroplastic-like: MTDLYVSLFISNYSPTPIEKVISLVSRTGRDLQRYDTTGYRQVVGCIPYRYKNDGEIEVLLISAQKKGKGMLLPKGGWEIDESIEEAALRETMEEAGVTGHLEETLGKWQYKSKRHNMVHDGFMFPLLVSEQFEQWPESGFRQRKWVCLSEAIDLCQNWWMREALDAFIDRKCL; this comes from the exons atgacGGATCTCTATGTTTCTCTGTTCATCTCAAACTATTCCCCGACTCCGATTGAGAAGGTCATCTCTTTGGTCTCTCGAACCGGACGTGATTTACAACGCTACGATACAACTGGTTATCGTCAGGTCGTCGG ATGTATACCGTATAGGTACAAGAACGATGGAGAGATTGAAGTTTTGTTAATAAGTGCACAGAAGAAAGGGAAAGGGATGTTATTACCAAAAGGTGGTTGGGAGATCGATGAATCAATAGAAGAAGCAGCGTTAAGAGAGACGATGGAGGAAGCTGGTGTAACGGGTCATCTCGAAGAGACGCTTGGGAAATGGCAATACAAGAGCAAAAGACATAACATGGTTCACGACGGGTTCATGTTTCCTTTGCTCGTTAGCGAGCAGTTTGAGCAGTGGCCTGAGTCGGGATTCAGACAAAGGAAGTGGGTTTGTTTGTCTGAAGCGATCGACTTGTGTCAGAATTGGTGGATGCGGGAAGCTTTGGATGCTTTCATTGACCGGAAATGTCTATGA
- the LOC111206747 gene encoding non-specific lipid transfer protein GPI-anchored 8-like isoform X1, with translation MSISIFLGVSTVLAILYAVQATAIWDQDKAMVQCVAKLTPCRPYVNSEAPPPLWCCHPLKKIVENDATCLCEAFKHPDMLALIHLTQEAALNLISSCGASYDASSCNTDSPSNASTAGSTTTESSSVSTSKNAALAISLLGVSFVSAFTGL, from the exons ATGAGTATTTCCATATTTCTCGGCGTATCCACCGTCCTCGCCATTCTCTACGCCGTTCAAGCCACAGCAATATGGGACCAAGATAAAGCGATGGTGCAATGCGTAGCAAAACTAACTCCGTGTCGTCCGTACGTTAACTCCGAGGCTCCTCCGCCGCTGTGGTGTTGCCATCCGCTGAAAAAGATCGTGGAGAATGACGCGACATGTCTATGCGAAGCCTTCAAACATCCCGACATGTTGGCACTCATTCATCTCACCCAAGAGGCTGCTCTAAATCTCATTAGTTCATGTGGAGCTAGTTATGATGCTTCAAGTTGTAATACTG ATTCTCCCTCTAATGCGTCGACCGCGGGATCTACGACCACTG AGAGCTCTTCCGTCAGCACCTCCAAAAATGCAGCCCTAGCTATCAGTTTGTTGGGAGTAAGCTTCGTTTCTGCTTTCACAGGACTTTGA
- the LOC111206747 gene encoding non-specific lipid transfer protein GPI-anchored 8-like isoform X2, which yields MSISIFLGVSTVLAILYAVQATAIWDQDKAMVQCVAKLTPCRPYVNSEAPPPLWCCHPLKKIVENDATCLCEAFKHPDMLALIHLTQEAALNLISSCGASYDASSCNTESSSVSTSKNAALAISLLGVSFVSAFTGL from the exons ATGAGTATTTCCATATTTCTCGGCGTATCCACCGTCCTCGCCATTCTCTACGCCGTTCAAGCCACAGCAATATGGGACCAAGATAAAGCGATGGTGCAATGCGTAGCAAAACTAACTCCGTGTCGTCCGTACGTTAACTCCGAGGCTCCTCCGCCGCTGTGGTGTTGCCATCCGCTGAAAAAGATCGTGGAGAATGACGCGACATGTCTATGCGAAGCCTTCAAACATCCCGACATGTTGGCACTCATTCATCTCACCCAAGAGGCTGCTCTAAATCTCATTAGTTCATGTGGAGCTAGTTATGATGCTTCAAGTTGTAATACTG AGAGCTCTTCCGTCAGCACCTCCAAAAATGCAGCCCTAGCTATCAGTTTGTTGGGAGTAAGCTTCGTTTCTGCTTTCACAGGACTTTGA
- the LOC111212374 gene encoding non-specific lipid transfer protein GPI-anchored 9-like has product MEICKFLTVIFVAVVVLYSVQAAEQGGDHHLMACMQKLMPCQKYIHAVNPPPPASCCGPMKEIVEKDSQCLCTVFNNPALLKSLNLTKENALDLPKACGANPDVSICTKTASSPPIASPTSGGSSVQAVSIIGLAFAFAFVAKILY; this is encoded by the exons ATGGAGATTTGCAAATTTCTCACCGTGATATTCGTCGCCGTTGTCGTCCTCTACTCCGTCCAGGCAGCAGAACAAGGAGGAGATCATCATTTGATGGCCTGCATGCAAAAACTTATGCCGTGTCAAAAGTACATACACGCAGTGAATCCGCCGCCTCCAGCGTCATGTTGCGGACCAATGAAAGAGATCGTGGAGAAAGACTCCCAGTGCCTATGCACAGTTTTTAACAACCCGGCGTTGCTCAAATCACtcaacctcaccaaagaaaatgCTCTTGATCTTCCCAAGGCCTGTGGAGCTAATCCTGACGTCTCAATCTGCACCAAAACCGCTT CATCTCCGCCTATTGCGTCGCCCACCAGCG GAGGCTCTTCCGTTCAAGCTGTCAGCATCATCGGTCTTGCCTTTGCGTTTGCTTTTGTGGCAAAAATCTTATACTGA
- the LOC106402688 gene encoding auxin efflux carrier component 1-like, whose product MITATDFYHVMTAMVPLYVAMILAYGSVKWWKIFTPDQCSGINRFVALFAVPLLSFHFIAANNPYAMNLRFLAADSLQKIIVLCLLFLWCKISRTGSLDWTITLFSLSTLPNTLVMGIPLLKGMYGEFSGELMVQIVVLQCVIWYTLMLFLFEYRGAKLLISEQFPDTAGSIVSIHVDSDIMSLDGRQPLETEAEIKEDGKLHVTVRRSNASRSDIYSRRSQGLSATPRPSNLTNAEIYSLQSSRNPTPRGSSFNHTDFYSMMGAAGGGGRNSNFGPGEAVFGSKGPTPRPSNYEEDGGAKPPAGGGAGRFHHQSGGSGAHYPAPNPGMFSPQTGGGAAAAKGSAPVGGGKRGSGQDGNGRDLHMFVWSSSASPVSDVFGGGANHHADYAAANNDLHKDVKISVPQGNSNDNQHVDREEFSFGNKHDDSKVLATDGANNINKSQQQAKVMPPTSVMTRLILIMVWRKLIRNPNSYSSLFGITWSLISFKWNIEMPAIIAKSISILSDAGLGMAMFSLGLFMALNPKIIACGNRKAAFAAGMRFLVGPAVMVVASYAVGLRGVLLRVAIIQAALPQGIVPFVFAKEYNVHPSILSTAVIFGMLIALPITLLYYILLGL is encoded by the exons ATGATAACGGCGACGGACTTCTACCACGTCATGACGGCGATGGTTCCGTTATACGTAGCCATGATCCTCGCCTACGGCTCCGTCAAATGGTGGAAGATCTTCACACCGGACCAGTGCTCCGGCATCAACCGCTTCGTCGCCCTCTTCGCCGTCCCCCTCCTCTCCTTCCACTTCATCGCCGCCAACAACCCTTACGCCATGAACCTCCGCTTCCTCGCCGCGGACTCCCTCCAGAAAATCATCGTCCTCTGCCTCCTCTTCCTCTGGTGCAAGATCAGCCGCACCGGGTCCCTAGACTGGACCATCACCCTCTTCTCCCTCTCCACTCTCCCCAACACCCTCGTCATGGGGATACCTCTCCTCAAAGGCATGTACGGCGAGTTCTCCGGCGAGCTCATGGTCCAGATCGTGGTGCTCCAGTGCGTCATATGGTACACGCTCATGCTCTTCCTTTTCGAGTACCGCGGCGCGAAGCTCTTGATCTCCGAGCAGTTTCCGGACACGGCTGGGTCTATCGTCTCCATCCACGTGGATTCCGACATTATGTCTTTGGACGGTAGGCAGCCGCTCGAGACGGAGGCGGAGATTAAAGAGGACGGGAAGCTTCATGTGACCGTGAGGCGTTCTAACGCCTCGAGGTCTGATATATACTCGAGGAGGTCTCAGGGGCTGTCGGCGACTCCTCGGCCTTCGAATCTAACCAACGCGGAGATTTATTCGCTGCAGAGCTCTAGGAACCCGACGCCACGTGGCTCGAGCTTTAACCATACTGATTTTTACTCGATGATGGGTGCtgctggtggtggtggtcgGAACTCGAACTTTGGTCCCGGAGAAGCTGTGTTCGGCTCCAAGGGACCTACGCCCCGGCCGTCTAACTACGAGGAAGACGGCGGAGCTAAACCACCGGCGGGTGGTGGAGCTGGGAGGTTTCATCACcagtccggaggaagtggtgcGCATTATCCAGCGCCGAATCCGGGGATGTTCTCGCCGCAAACCGGCGGCGGAGCTGCGGCGGCGAAGGGAAGCGCTCCGGTGGGTGGTGGGAAGAGAGGGAGTGGGCAAGACGGTAACGGGAGAGATCTTCATATGTTTGTTTGGAGCTCAAGCGCTTCGCCGGTGTCTGACGTTTTTGGCGGAGGAGCTAACCACCATGCTGATTACGCCGCCGCTAATAACGATCTTCACAAGGACGTTAAGATCTCTGTACCCCAGGGGAATAGTAACG ACAACCAGCATGTGGACAGGGAAGAGTTTAGTTTCGGTAATAAACACGATGATAGCAAAGTCTTGGCCACAGACGGTGCTAATAACATTAACAAGTCGCAGCAGCAGGCAAAGGTTATGCCACCAACAAGTGTGATGACTAGACTGATACTCATTATGGTTTGGAGAAAACTCATCCGTAACCCCAACTCTTACTCCAGTCTATTCGGTATCACCTGGTCCCTCATCTCCTTCAA GTGGAACATTGAAATGCCAGCTATTATAGCAAAGTCTATCTCCATACTCTCAGATGCAGGTCTAGGCATGGCTATGTTCAGTCTTG GGTTGTTCATGGCGTTGAACCCTAAAATAATAGCATGTGGAAACAGAAAAGCAGCATTTGCTGCGGGTATGAGATTTCTCGTCGGGCCTGCTGTCATGGTTGTTGCTTCTTATGCCGTCGGCCTCCGTGGCGTTCTCCTTCGCGTCGCCATCATTCAG GCAGCTTTGCCACAAGGGATTGTACCGTTTGTGTTCGCGAAGGAGTACAATGTGCATCCTTCCATTCTCAGCACTGC TGTGATATTTGGAATGCTAATTGCCTTGCCTATAACGCTTCTCTACTACATTCTCTTGGGGCTGTGA
- the LOC106405459 gene encoding phosphoethanolamine N-methyltransferase 3-like: MLDLKPGQKVLDVGYGIGGGDFYMAENFDVEVVGIDLSVNIISFALEHSIGLKCSVEFEVADCTKKEYSDNTFDVIYSRDTILNIQLVLLFRTSGFANYIKQRGYDLHDVQTYGQMLKDAGFDEVIAEDRTDQFMKVLKGELDAVEKEKDEFISDFSKEDYEDIVGGWNSKLLMSSSGEQK, encoded by the exons ATGCTGGATTTGAAACCGGGTCAAAAAGTACTAGACGTTGGATATGGAATTGGTGGAGGGGACTTCTACATGGCTGAGAACTTTGACGTGGAGGTTGTGGGCATTGATCTATCTGTAAACATCATCTCGTTTGCACTAGAACACTCGATAGGACTCAAATGCTCTGTGGAGTTCGAAGTAGCCGACTGCACCAAGAAAGAGTACTCTGATAACACCTTTGATGTTATTTACAGCAGGGACACCATTCTGAATATCCAA CTGGTTTTGCTTTTCAGGACAAGTGGTTTTGCAAACTACATCAAGCAAAGAGGTTATGATCTTCATGATGTACAAACATACGGTCAG ATGCTGAAAGATGCTGGATTCGATGAGGTAATCGCAGAGGATAGAACTGATCAG TTCATGAAAGTTCTGAAAGGGGAACTGGACGCagtggagaaggagaaggacgaGTTCATCAGTGACTTCTCAAAAGAGGATTATGAGGATATAGTAGGTGGGTGGAACTCAAAGCTACTCATGAGCTCAAGTGGTGAACAGAAATGA